One Brassica napus cultivar Da-Ae chromosome C4, Da-Ae, whole genome shotgun sequence genomic region harbors:
- the LOC106394351 gene encoding kinesin-like protein KIN-14I, protein MTTEDGGMRFTVASVMEDVLQQHGNGLRDHDLDSRRAEEAASRRYEAANWLRKMVGVVGAKDLPAEPTEEGFRLGLRSGIILCKVLNKVHPGSVSKVVEGPCEAVLVADGAPLSAFQYFENVRNFLVAIQDMGFPTFEASDLEQGGKASRIVNCVLAIKSYDEWKQSGGIGVWKFGGGIKPPSLAKASSFVRKNSEPFMNSLSRTSSINNEKSPSESDSNNVSKSGSLSTLVRAVLSDKRPEEVPKLIESLLSKVVEEFENRVTNQYKLAQAAPSESTSSLNSRSFHKPVGAREREEKSFKAIKKDETNQKNLVLDEEMKNRQFKQLTIFNQQQEDIEGLRQTLYTTKAGMKFMQKKFQEEFSSLGMHIHGLAHAASGYHRVLEENRKLYNQVQDLKGSIRVYCRVRPFLPGQSSFSSTIGSMQDDSIGINTASRHGKSIKSFSFNKVFGPSATQEEVFSDMQPLVRSVLDGYNVCIFAYGQTGSGKTFTMSGPRDITEKSQGVNYRALGDLFLLAEQRKDTFRYDIAVQMIEIYNEQVRDLLVIDGSNKRLEIRNSSQKGLSVPDASLVPVSSTYDVIDLMKLGHKNRAVGSTALNDRSSRSHSCLTVHVQGRDLTSGAVLRGCMHLVDLAGSERVDKSEVTGDRLKEAQHINKSLSALGDVIASLAHKNPHVPYRNSKLTQLLQDSLGGQAKTLMFVHISPEADAVGETISTLKFAERVATVELGAARVNNDTSDVKELKEQIATLKAALARKEAGSQQNTIITTPGGSEKHKARTGEVEIHNNSIMTKKSESCEVEEITVNSPPWPPVASPGQTYREEDPSFGSSEWVDKVMVNNRQDEMRRVESLWGGGMTDNGISVLPEDFSDSSRIFSEHSYNIFMGNNNNSADDLDAATSESSEPDLLWQYNQSASKMSSTTSTIESAKAKKPVSRPIRSPQLRNTNTVTRPLANGPRGTKQVGLAADMKRKASVRR, encoded by the exons ATGACGACGGAGGATGGAGGAATGAGGTTCACGGTGGCTTCAGTAATGGAGGATGTGTTGCAGCAACACGGAAACGGGCTTAGAGATCATGATCTAGACTCTCGTCGTGCTGAAGAAGCTG CATCGAGGAGATACGAGGCGGCTAATTGGCTGAGGAAGATGGTAGGAGTGGTGGGAGCTAAAGATTTGCCTGCTGAGCCAACGGAAGAAGGTTTCAGGCTTGGTTTAAGAAGTGGAATCATCCTTTGCAAAGTCCTCAATAAGGTTCACCCTGGTTCTGTTTCTAAG GTTGTGGAAGGTCCTTGTGAAGCGGTTCTTGTTGCTGATGGAGCTCCTTTATCAGCCTTTCAGTATTTTGAGAATGTTAGGAACTTCCTTGTTGCTATCCAGGATATGGGCTTTCCTACTTTTGAAGCTTCTGATCTTGAGcaa GGAGGAAAAGCTTCtcgtattgtgaattgtgttttGGCAATTAAGTCGTATGATGAATGGAAACAAAGTGGTGGAATTGGAGTTTGGAAGTTTGGTGGTGGCATTAAGCCTCCTTCACTGGCTAAAGCATCATCTTTCGTGAGGAAAAACTCAGAGCCTTTCATGAACTCTTTATCCAGAACCTCTTCTATTAACAACGAGAAGTCTCCTTCTGAGAGTGATTCTAACAACGTG TCCAAATCGGGTTCATTGAGCACACTTGTTCGCGCTGTTCTATCAGATAAAAGGCCTGAGGAAGTGCCTAAA CTTATTGAATCGCTGCTAAGCAAAGTTGTCGAGGAGTTTGAAAATCGAGTTACAAACCAGTATAAGTTg GCCCAAGCAGCCCCATCAGAATCAACTTCTTCACTTAACAGCAGATCATTTCATAAACCTGTTGGTGCAAGAGAG AGGGAAGAGAAGAGCTTCAAAGCAATAAAGAAAGACGAAACCAATCAGAAAAACCTGGTTCTTGATGAAGAGATGAAAAATCGACAATTTAAACAACTGACAATCTTCAACCAACAACAAGAAGATATAGAA GGACTAAGGCAGACACTCTACACTACAAAAGCTGGTATGAAATTTATGCAGAagaagtttcaagaagagttctCTTCTCTTG GCATGCACATTCATGGCCTAGCTCATGCTGCTTCTGGCTATCACCGAGTTCTTGAAGAAAACCGAAAGCTGTACAATCAAGTGCAGGACCTCAAGGGTAGCATCCGTGTGTATTGTCGTGTACGACCATTTTTGCCTGGACAATCCAGCTTTTCCAGTACAATTGGGAGCATGCAGGACGATAGCATAGGGATTAACACTGCATCAAGACATGGAAAATCAATCAAATCCTTCAGTTTCAATAAAGTCTTTGGCCCATCTGCTACTCAAG AGGAGGTATTCTCTGATATGCAGCCATTGGTCCGTTCTGTTCTTGATGGATACAATGTCTGCATATTTGCATATGGTCAAACTGGATCCGGAAAAACATTCACAATG AGTGGACCAAGAGATATAACGGAGAAGAGTCAAGGAGTTAACTACAGAGCACTTGGTGACCTGTTTCTTCTTGCTGAACAAAGAAAAGACACATTCCGTTATGATATTGCTGTTCAGATGATTGAAATTTACAACGAGCAAGTCAGAGACCTTCTGGTTATTGATGGAAGCAACAAGAG GTTAGAGATCAGGAATAGCTCTCAAAAGGGTCTAAGCGTACCGGATGCAAGTCTTGTGCCGGTTTCTTCAACATATGATGTGATTGATCTAATGAAACTTGGGCACAAGAACCGCGCTGTTGGATCAACAGCCTTGAATGATCGAAGCAGCCGTTCTCATAG TTGCTTGACGGTTCATGTTCAAGGAAGAGACTTGACTTCAGGAGCTGTTCTTCGTGGATGTATGCATCTTGTGGATCTAGCAGGCAGTGAAAGGGTAGATAAATCCGAAGTTACTGGAGACAGACTAAAAGAAGCACAGCACATCAACAAATCTCTATCTGCTTTAGGAGATGTGATTGCTTCACTAGCTCACAAGAACCCTCATGTTCCTTACAGAAACAGCAAACTCACACAACTCCTTCAGGATTCTCTTG GAGGACAAGCAAAGACATTGATGTTTGTCCACATTAGTCCTGAGGCAGATGCAGTTGGGGAAACAATAAGCACTTTGAAGTTTGCGGAGAGAGTAGCTACAGTTGAGCTCGGTGCTGCCCGAGTAAACAATGACACTTCAGATGTTAAGGAACTCAAGGAACAG ATTGCTACTCTTAAAGCAGCACTCGCTAGGAAAGAAGCAGGGTCACAACAGAACACTATCATAACAACTCCTGGTGGCTCTGAGAAACACAAAGCCAGAACTGGTGAAGTAGAG ATTCATAACAATAGCATCATGACAAAGAAGTCAGAGAGCTGTGAAGTGGAGGAGATTACAGTGAACTCACCACCTTGGCCACCGGTAGCAAGTCCAGGCCAAACCTACAGAGAGGAAGACCCAAGTTTCGGTTCAAGTGAATGGGTTGATAAGGTAATGGTGAATAACAGGCAAGACGAGATGAGAAGAGTGGAGAGTCTTTGGGGAGGAGGAATGACAGACAATGGGATAAGTGTTCTGCCGGAAGATTTTTCAGACAGTTCAAGAATATTCTCTGAACATTCTTACAACATCTTCATgggaaacaacaacaacagcgcAGACGATCTAGATGCAGCCACAAGTGAGTCATCTGAGCCAGACTTGCTCTGGCAATATAACCAATCCGCCTCCAAGATGTCATCAACAACAAGCACTATTGAGTCAGCAAAAGCAAAGAAACCTGTCTCAAGACCGATAAGAAGTCCTCAACTCAG GAACACAAACACGGTTACACGTCCTTTAGCGAATGGTCCTCGTGGCACGAAACAGGTTGGTCTTGCTGCTGATATGAAGCGAAAAGCAAGCGTCAGACGTTGA
- the LOC106394354 gene encoding fumarate hydratase 1, mitochondrial has product MAIYVASRRLSSGTAAATLRYATAMRSYSTSFREERDTFGPIQVPSDKLWGAQTQRSLQNFEIGGERERMPEPIVRAFGVLKKCAAKVNMEYGLDPTIGKAIMEAAQEVAEGKLNDHFPLVVWQTGSGTQSNMNANEVIANRAAEILGRKRGEKCVHPNDHVNRSQSSNDTFPTVMHIAAATEINSRLIPRLKTLHSTLDSKSFEFKDIVKIGRTHTQDATPLTLGQEFGGYATQVKYGLNRVTCTLPRLYQLAQGGTAVGTGLNTKKGFDVKIAAAVAEETNLPFVTAENKFEALAAHDACVETNGSLNTIATSLMKIANDIRFLGSGPRCGLGELVLPENEPGSSIMPGKVNPTQCEALTMVCAQVMGNHVAVTVGGSNGHFELNVFKPVIASALLHSVRLIADASASFEKNCVRGIEANRERISKLLHESLMLVTSLNPVRS; this is encoded by the exons ATGGCGATTTATGTCGCGTCACGGCGGCTCTCCAGCGGAACAGCTGCGGCGACGCTGCGTTATGCCACTGCTATGAGATCTTATTCAACGTCGTTTAGAGAGGAGAGAGACACCTTCGGGCCGATCCAAGTTCCTTCCGATAA GTTGTGGGGAGCCCAGACGCAGAGATCGCTGCAGAACTTCGAGATCGGTGGTGAGCGCGAGCGTATGCCCGAGCCTATCGTCCGCGCTTTCGGCGTCTTGAAGAAGTGCGCTGCCAAG GTAAACATGGAGTATGGACTTGATCCAACGATTGGGAAAGCGATTATGGAAGCTGCTCAGGAAGTAGCTGAGGGAAAGCTCAATGATCATTTCCCCCTTGTTGTTTGGCAAACTGGTAGTGGCACTCAGAGTAACATGAATGCTAATGAG GTCATTGCTAACAGAGCAGCTGAGATTCTTGGTCGCAAACGTGGTGAAAAATGTGTCCACCCTAATGACCATGTCAACAGATCTCAATCCTCTAACGACACTTTCCCTACT GTCATGCACATTGCAGCTGCAACCGAGATTAATTCAAGGCTCATCCCTAGGTTGAAAACTTTGCATTCCACTCTCGACTCTAAG TCCTTCGAGTTTAAAGATATTGTGAAAATTGGAAGAACTCACACTCAAGATGCTACTCCTTTGACGCTAGGACAAGAATTTGGTGGCTATGCTACTCAG GTTAAGTATGGACTTAATCGAGTCACATGCACTCTACCCCGCCTCTATCAG CTTGCACAAGGTGGAACTGCTGTTGGGACAGGATTAAACACCAAGAAAGG GTTTGATGTAAAGATAGCTGCTGCAGTAGCCGAAGAAACAAACCTTCCGTTTGTCACTGCAGAAAACAAGTTTGAAGCTCTG GCTGCACATGATGCTTGTGTTGAAACCAATGGGTCACTTAACACAATCGCCACATCGTTGATGAAGATTGCCAATGATATACGTTTTCTTGGAAG TGGTCCAAGATGTGGTCTTGGTGAACTTGTTCTGCCTGAAAATGAGCCAGGAAGCAGCATCATGCCT GGCAAGGTAAATCCTACACAGTGTGAGGCCTTGACTATGGTTTGTGCTCAG GTAATGGGCAACCATGTAGCTGTGACAGTTGGTGGGTCAAATGGTCATTTCGAACTGAATGTATTTAAGCCGGTGATTGCAAGCGCTCTCTTGCAT TCCGTGAGGTTAATAGCAGATGCTTCAGCTTCGTTTGAGAAAAACTGTGTAAGGGGTATTGAGGCCAACAGAGAAAGGATCTCAAAGCTATTGCACGAG TCTCTTATGCTTGTGACATCATTGAATCCGGTAAGATCATGA